In Rathayibacter sp. VKM Ac-2762, one DNA window encodes the following:
- a CDS encoding amino acid ABC transporter permease, translating to MDLVLRSFWPILSGGIVGTIPLALASFAIGLVLALAVALMRLSRVRILSWIARAYISVIRGTPLLVQLFVIFYGLPSLGLKIDPWPSATIAFALNVGGYAAEVIRAAILSVPKGQWEAAHTIGMSRSLSLRRIILPQAARVSVPPLSNTFISLVKDTSLASLILVTELFRQAQKIATASSEFMLLYLEAALIYWLICLVLSSGQGLLEKRLDRYVAR from the coding sequence ATGGACCTCGTCCTCCGGTCGTTCTGGCCGATCCTCTCCGGGGGCATCGTCGGGACGATCCCGCTCGCGCTGGCGAGCTTCGCCATCGGGCTCGTGCTCGCGCTGGCGGTCGCCCTGATGCGGCTCTCGCGGGTGCGGATCCTCTCCTGGATCGCGCGCGCCTACATCTCCGTCATCCGGGGCACGCCGCTCCTGGTGCAGCTGTTCGTGATCTTCTACGGGCTGCCGAGCCTCGGACTGAAGATCGACCCCTGGCCCAGCGCCACCATCGCGTTCGCCCTCAACGTGGGCGGCTACGCGGCGGAGGTGATCCGCGCGGCGATCCTCAGCGTCCCGAAGGGGCAGTGGGAGGCGGCGCACACGATCGGCATGAGCCGCTCGCTCTCGCTGCGGCGCATCATCCTCCCGCAGGCCGCGCGCGTCTCCGTCCCGCCGCTGTCGAACACCTTCATCTCGCTGGTGAAGGACACCTCGCTGGCCTCCCTCATCCTGGTGACCGAGCTCTTCCGGCAGGCGCAGAAGATCGCCACCGCGTCGAGCGAGTTCATGCTCCTCTACCTCGAGGCCGCTCTGATCTACTGGCTCATCTGCCTGGTGCTCTCCAGCGGCCAGGGCCTGCTCGAGAAGCGATTGGACCGCTATGTCGCCCGCTGA